Proteins from a genomic interval of Phlebotomus papatasi isolate M1 chromosome 3, Ppap_2.1, whole genome shotgun sequence:
- the LOC129808138 gene encoding zinc finger protein 700-like yields the protein MDEWSVCRLCLQSNEDTLKRFPEGAYNMVPYLNIFFELVGVTLREYPSFPALICSTCENQMVQAYKFREKCIETEDKLRNMLDERTGEMDTFEFITDAKQNTSLETKLVVQDDGNVSENQKLIEYCQRRYINFEKKFAPEKIEKLKKKTIQCKRCNGFYKGIDLFKFHKCFENPSESIKPKKTLPIAEQESEEAKAEGRKRAQYEASKKIYKCDQCDETFNHVSTFQMHKDRHENYLRYACEYCDKRFISWIQRRTHTYKKHLKKFYCTCAHCGKGYYTTYSLKLHIERKHIVNTYQCELCGKTLITRKGLKNHRLTHNNTTKFTCEMCGKELKSHLTLKQHIKTHSGEKNYICPVCSRGFTCNFSLKTHVRKLHPDKVHLLPPDGTIANQKYLKKLAEEQENDSD from the coding sequence ATGGATGAATGGTCAGTCTGCAGGCTCTGTCTGCAATCCAATGAAGATACTCTGAAACGATTCCCGGAAGGGGCATACAACATGGTTCCATATTTGAACATCTTTTTTGAACTAGTCGGGGTTACACTGAGAGAATACCCATCTTTCCCCGCATTAATATGTTCTACATGTGAGAATCAAATGGTTCAGGCATACAAATTCCGGGAGAAATGCATTGAGACTGAGGATAAATTGAGGAATATGTTGGATGAGAGGACTGGAGAAATGGATACATTTGAGTTCATAACAGATGCGAAGCAAAATACTTCACTGGAAACTAAGTTAGTCGTCCAAGATGATGGTAATGTAAGTGAGAATCAGAAACTTATTGAATATTGCCAGAGGAGGTACATAAACTTTGAGAAGAAATTTGCTCCAGAGAAGATAGAGAAGCTGAAGAAAAAAACCATTCAGTGCAAAAGATGCAATGGATTCTACAAGGGTATAGATCTCTTTAAGTTTCACAAATGTTTTGAAAATCCCAGTGAAAGTATCAAACCGAAGAAAACTTTACCAATTGCCGAACAAGAATCCGAAGAAGCCAAGGCTGAGGGAAGAAAGAGGGCCCAGTATGAAGCTTCAAAGAAAATCTACAAATGTGACCAATGTGATGAGACATTTAATCATGTAAGCACCTTCCAAATGCACAAAGATAGGCATGAAAATTACCTAAGATATGCCTGTGAATATTGCGACAAGAGATTCATTTCATGGATTCAGCGGAGGACTCATACCTACAAAAAGCATCTCAAGAAATTCTACTGCACATGTGCCCATTGCGGCAAAGGATACTACACAACATATTCACTAAAGCTGCACATTGAGAGGAAACATATTGTCAATACCTATCAATGTGAATTGTGCGGAAAAACATTAATTACGCGAAAAGGACTTAAGAATCACAGATTGACTCATAATAACACGACAAAATTCACATGCGAAATGTGTGGAAAGGAGCTCAAGAGTCATCTTACTCTGAAGCAACACATCAAAACCCATTCTGGAGAGAAGAATTACATTTGTCCTGTCTGTTCTCGAGGATTCACCTGCAATTTCTCTCTGAAGACGCACGTTAGGAAGCTACATCCGGATAAAGTGCATCTCCTGCCACCTGATGGAACAATTGCTAaccagaaatatttgaaaaaactcGCCGAAGAGCAAGAAAATGATAGTGATTAA
- the LOC129808134 gene encoding zinc finger protein 117-like: MEDWTVCRLCLQSSEDPLKSFPDEMFESIPFYNIYFEIVGITLGDYDAFPNKICLVCEEEMIRAYKFRQKCLETEEKLRDLPGKRDERIEFVAPVDQGSSSQGEFKGLDIAVYEKFMQVKRELAGSTELSSPRTTSSVKKEGSAEKIRCKHCRIVFPGLEPFYEHKCYDIANVEVPVDDRKDPEKTPKPEPRRMFKCNECGQTFQMRSSILSHIEKHNKSKKYECQYCKRRFYKASIRKAHIYRFHLKRTLEFKCPQCPNEYNKNSELKQHIKEVHKEEITFQCDRCGKNFKSCSILTSHMKIHSDKVTCAQCGKELKNLRTLERHMEIHSGQKNYICPVCSRSFTCNFSVKNHVRKIHPDDVHLLPPDGTVVNKRYLDRMAASHKRKEEDKPDESQHLDGCSSDAINPINPIINT, translated from the coding sequence ATGGAAGATTGGACTGTGTGCCGATTATGTTTACAATCCAGCGAAGATCCGCTTAAATCCTTTCCGGACGAGATGTTTGAGTCAATACCCTTCTACAATATTTACTTTGAGATTGTTGGAATAACTCTGGGCGACTATGATGCATTTCCAAATAAGATCTGCCTTGTTTGCGAGGAAGAAATGATCCGAGCATACAAATTCCGTCAGAAGTGTCTGGAGACTGAGGAGAAGTTGCGGGATTTACCGGGAAAGAGGGATGAAAGGATTGAATTTGTTGCACCTGTGGATCAAGGCTCATCGTCGCAGGGAGAATTTAAAGGGCTGGATATTGCAGTGTATGAGAAATTTATGCAGGTGAAGAGAGAATTGGCTGGAAGTACGGAATTATCCAGTCCCCGGACAACTTCGAGTGTAAAGAAGGAGGGTTCAGCGGAGAAGATAAGATGCAAACACTGTCGAATAGTTTTTCCCGGACTTGAGCCATTTTATGAGCATAAATGCTATGATATTGCAAATGTAGAGGTACCTGTGGATGATCGCAAGGATCCAGAAAAAACACCTAAGCCTGAACCCCGTCGCATGTTCAAGTGCAACGAATGTGGTCAGACGTTCCAGATGCGTTCAAGTATCCTCAGTCACATTGAGAAGCACAATAAGTCCAAGAAATATGAATGTCAGTACTGCAAGAGGCGCTTCTACAAAGCCTCCATTCGCAAGGCTCACATCTACAGATTCCACTTGAAGCGCACGTTGGAGTTCAAGTGCCCACAGTGCCCCAATGAGTATAATAAGAACAGCGAACTGAAGCAGCACATCAAGGAAGTACACAAGGAAGAGATCACGTTTCAGTGTGATCGCTGCGGGAAGAATTTCAAGAGCTGTTCCATCCTCACCAGTCACATGAAGATCCACTCGGATAAGGTCACTTGTGCCCAATGTGGCAAGGAACTGAAGAATCTCCGTACTCTCGAACGTCACATGGAGATCCATTCGGGTCAGAAGAATTATATCTGCCCTGTGTGCTCGCGGAGTTTTACGTGCAACTTCTCGGTGAAAAATCATGTGAGGAAGATTCATCCGGATGATGTACATCTCCTGCCGCCAGATGGAACTGTCGTGAATAAGCGATATCTCGATCGGATGGCTGCCAGTCACAAGCGCAAAGAAGAGGATAAACCCGATGAAAGCCAACATCTTGATGGATGTTCAAGCGATGCCATTAATCCCATTAATCCTATCATTAACACTTAA